In the genome of Terriglobales bacterium, the window GCCAGGAAGTGGATCCATCGCAGCACGATGAGATAGATGCTGTTGAAATCCGAAGGGGGGTGGAAGGGGATCGAACTCCATGCGGCCAGGATGTGCATCGCGATTCCTCCGCTCTGATCCGAGGTTCGACGGCGTCCGCGAGAGACAAAAAACGAGTCCCGGAAGACCGGGACTCATGCTTGGCGTAATTCCCTGGTTGCGCCGTGTGGGATGGACCGCCTTGCGGCAGCCATCGTCCCCCGGTCGTCTATGAAGCCGCAGAAAGCGGCCTGATACTCCCACGTTGCGTGCGGAATGTCAATGCGCTTGCCCGCCGCTCTCCGCCTGGCACCGGCCGGGCAGCCGGGGCGGGGTTGAAAACCCGGCGGGGAAAGCCGTATCGTGGAAGCAGCGGCGGGCTGATCCTGGCCGGGCCTGCCCAGTGGTTCTCAAGGAGATCGGCGATGGACAACAAGCCGGCACAGAACATCCAGGACTCCTTCCTCAACAGCGCCCGCAAGGACAAGGCCATCATCACCATCTACCTGATGAGCGGGGTGAAGCTGACGGGACGCATCCGCTCCTTCGACAAGTACTCCGTGGTGCTGGAGACCAACAACCAGGAACAGCTGATCTTCAAGCACGCCATCTCGACGGTGGTCATGGCCAAGGCGGGGCCGCACGCCGAGCCGAGACCGGTAGCTGCCAGCGCGCCCCAGCCGGCGGCCAACCCGGTCGCTCCCTCGGGCACGGAGGCATAGCCCATTCGCAGCAGTCCCCCCCGCGCGGGGTCCCGGCAGGCGCCCGCTGGAGTGTCTTCTGCGGACGGCAGGACCGCCCGCGAGCGCGCCTTCCTGGTGGGCCTGGACTACCGCCCGAGCCGCGCGCCCCGGCCGGGTAGCCGCGGAGACGCGGGCGCGCTCCCTCCCGGGGCGCGGCTGGCGCGCGCAGCCGCCAGGCCGGCGTCCGCCGCCGCCGCCCGCGCTCCCCGCGCGGCCGAGTTCAGCGCCGAAGAGTCCATGGCGGAGCTGCAGGAGCTGGCCGCCAGCGCCGGCGCCCAGGTAGTGGGCGAGTTCCTGCAGCACAAGGACAAGCCCGATCCCGCCACCCTCATCGGGCGCGGCAAGCTGGAGGAGATCGCCGGAGCCGCCGCCTCCGCCGGCGCCGACCTCCTGGTCTTCGACCACGATCTCTCCGCCTCGCAGCAGCGCAACATCGAGAAGGCGGTGCGGGTGCGGGTGGTGGACCGCACCCAGCTCATCCTCGACATCTTCGCCCGCCACGCCCGCACCCGGGAAGGCCAGTTGCAGGTGGAATTGGCGCAGTTGCAGTACCTGCTGCCGCGGCTGACGGGGCGGGGCGTGGAGATGTCGCAGCTGGGCGGCGGCATCGGCACCCGTGGCCCGGGCGAGACCCAGTTGGAGACCGACCGCCGCCGCATCTACCGGCGCATCCGCCACATCCAGCAGCAACTGGAGAACGTGCGCCGCATCCGCGCCCAGCAACGCCAGCGGCGGGAGTCGGTGCCGGTCTCCACCGTCGCCCTGGTGGGCTACACTAACGCCGGCAAGTCCACGCTCTTCAACGCCCTGACCCAGGCTGGGGTGGACGCCTCGCCGCGCCTGTTCGCCACCCTCGATCCCACCATCCGCGCCGTCACTCTGCCTTCCCGCCGCCAGGTGCTGCTCTCCGATACCGTCGGCTTCATCCGCCATCTGCCCCACACCCTGGTGACCTCCTTCCGCGCCACCCTGGAGGAGGTGCAGCGCGCGGCCCTGCTGCTGCACGTCTGCGACGCCACCAGCCCGCTCGCCGCCGAGCAGGCGGCGCAGGTGGAGGAGGTGCTGCGCGAGCTGGAGGTGCAGGGCAAGCCCCGCCTGCGCGTGCTCAACAAGGTGGACCTGCTGCCGGCGCTCGAGCGCGAGAGCCTGTGCGACGACGCCTCCACCCTGCACATCTCGGCGC includes:
- the hflX gene encoding GTPase HflX translates to MSSADGRTARERAFLVGLDYRPSRAPRPGSRGDAGALPPGARLARAAARPASAAAARAPRAAEFSAEESMAELQELAASAGAQVVGEFLQHKDKPDPATLIGRGKLEEIAGAAASAGADLLVFDHDLSASQQRNIEKAVRVRVVDRTQLILDIFARHARTREGQLQVELAQLQYLLPRLTGRGVEMSQLGGGIGTRGPGETQLETDRRRIYRRIRHIQQQLENVRRIRAQQRQRRESVPVSTVALVGYTNAGKSTLFNALTQAGVDASPRLFATLDPTIRAVTLPSRRQVLLSDTVGFIRHLPHTLVTSFRATLEEVQRAALLLHVCDATSPLAAEQAAQVEEVLRELEVQGKPRLRVLNKVDLLPALERESLCDDASTLHISALRGIGISTLLERIDQMLEEDPLSRVRLRIPQKEGKALSLLEARARIFFRAYQDGFVELEAQAPESVLRKLRPFVIEE
- the hfq gene encoding RNA chaperone Hfq yields the protein MDNKPAQNIQDSFLNSARKDKAIITIYLMSGVKLTGRIRSFDKYSVVLETNNQEQLIFKHAISTVVMAKAGPHAEPRPVAASAPQPAANPVAPSGTEA